A window of the Ostrea edulis chromosome 1, xbOstEdul1.1, whole genome shotgun sequence genome harbors these coding sequences:
- the LOC125657640 gene encoding mitotic-spindle organizing protein 2-like — MTTAASDQFLKYTLLSKNVLSLDEQELYELSQLAGVVLDPSVFKIIMDLLKMNVAPQAILQVLISISGQRPKKISSPESSQRSHQTEADRRVKSRSRVVSARKPEARR, encoded by the exons ATGACGACTGCAGCCAGTGACCAGTTTTTGAAATACACCCTGCTGAGTAAGAATGTACTGTCATTGGATGAGCAAGAATTGTATGAACTTTCACAGCTAGCTGGAGTGGTGCTGGACCCCAGTGTCTTCAA GATCATTATGGATTTGCTAAAGATGAATGTGGCCCCACAGGCGATTCTGCAGGTCCTCATAAGTATATCAGGTCAGAGGCCAAAAAAAATCAGCTCACCAGAAAGCTCCCAGAGGTCTCACCAGACGGAGGCAGATCGTCGTGTGAAATCTCGCAGTCGAGTAGTCAGTGCCAGAAAACCAGAAGCCCGAAGATAA
- the LOC125657511 gene encoding uncharacterized protein LOC125657511, whose translation MKGEGAMQIRCSKKRTVVWVSTVISVVGFIYVVCVIDLPLPERLHRGKIEIQNLPRPDSLDYDRFKDVEDYDDLDKLPDVEVVLKTTKSTDASVDKTNDWSAIVVFIRQNLKWKRSNVCQQKPLTFQSSIESSAGQLMVHMVDHTHQPGKGDLTKEMHFELLKTVHSNLAFHTNSVLIDVGAGDGSFSILAAKIGRHAISVESNENNIHGLCASVEFSGSQPYITIIQNNSSTQTDQVYDISNYHLLVIDAEISCVSENNGFSLNQLINLETLESQTPLVIRIEAFQHNIENLLMCAGDFFANFDIQAIIMPWSDHNIREKKKLAEHLTFYKLKPYEAIGVEKELFMKNVEYWPTYVLWKKTIY comes from the coding sequence GTGAAGGCGCAATGCAGATTCGATGCTCCAAGAAGCGGACGGTTGTGTGGGTGTCGACTGTGATCAGCGTTGTGGGTTTCATCTACGTCGTGTGTGTAATTGACCTCCCTCTCCCAGAGAGACTGCACAGGGGCAAAATAGAGATCCAAAACCTTCCACGCCCCGACTCGCTAGACTACGACAGATTCAAAGATGTCGAGGATTATGACGATCTAGACAAACTTCCCGATGTCGAAGTCGTTCTTAAGACAACTAAATCTACTGATGCAAGTGTCGACAAAACTAATGATTGGAGCGCGATAGTGGTGTTTATCCGCCAAAATTTGAAATGGAAAAGAAGCAATGTTTGTCAACAAAAACCGTTGACATTTCAGAGTAGCATCGAATCATCCGCAGGACAATTAATGGTACACATGGTGGACCATACACACCAGCCGGGGAAGGGAGATCTTACAAAAGAAATGCACTTTGAACTCCTTAAAACTGTTCACAGTAATCTTGCCTTTCACACAAACTCGGTGTTGATAGATGTCGGGGCTGGGGATGGCAGCTTCAGTATTCTAGCTGCTAAAATAGGTCGACATGCTATCAGTGTGGAatccaatgaaaacaatattcacGGACTATGCGCGTCTGTCGAATTTTCTGGTTCTCAGCCCTATATTACTATAATTCAGAACAATTCTTCCACACAGACTGACCAAGTTTATGATATTTCCAATTACCACTTACTTGTAATTGATGCAGAAATCTCATGTGTTTCAGAAAATAACGGATTTTCTCTTAATCAGTTAATAAATTTAGAGACTTTGGAAAGTCAGACACCATTAGTAATTCGCATAGAAGCATTTCAACATAATATAGAGAACTTGCTGATGTGCGCAGGTGatttttttgcaaattttgaTATCCAAGCAATCATCATGCCCTGGTCTGATCACAATATACGAGAAAAGAAGAAACTAGCAGAGCACCTTACCTTTTACAAACTGAAACCCTATGAAGCTATTGGTGTGGAAAAagaattatttatgaaaaatgttgaatattGGCCAACATATGTTTTATGGAAAAAGacaatttattaa